One part of the Candidatus Bathyarchaeota archaeon genome encodes these proteins:
- a CDS encoding Rid family detoxifying hydrolase, translated as MKKTIHSPKAPTPIGPYSQAVQAGGFLYISGQLAINPESGKLIGEDAAAQTKQVMENIQAILEAAGYGLGDVVQVNVYLASMTDFEGFNREYARYFSGYFPARATVACTLKAGALLEISATAYRE; from the coding sequence ATGAAGAAAACAATCCACAGCCCCAAAGCGCCAACGCCCATCGGACCCTACAGCCAAGCAGTGCAGGCAGGCGGCTTCCTCTACATTTCAGGGCAACTCGCCATAAACCCAGAAAGCGGCAAGCTAATCGGGGAAGACGCGGCGGCGCAGACAAAGCAGGTTATGGAGAACATCCAAGCCATCCTGGAAGCGGCGGGCTACGGTTTAGGCGATGTGGTGCAGGTCAACGTGTACCTTGCATCCATGACGGATTTCGAGGGCTTTAACCGCGAATACGCCAGATACTTCAGCGGCTACTTTCCCGCCCGCGCAACCGTCGCCTGCACCCTTAAAGCGGGGGCGCTATTGGAGATTTCCGCTACTGCCTATAGAGAGTAA